From a region of the Phaseolus vulgaris cultivar G19833 chromosome 6, P. vulgaris v2.0, whole genome shotgun sequence genome:
- the LOC137831698 gene encoding mannosylglycoprotein endo-beta-mannosidase-like → MAEQHRKTTLDSGWVAARSTEVKFTGTQLTTTHPPTGPTSPWMEALVPATVLATLVKNKVVPDPFYGLQNEHIVDIADSGRDYYTFWFFTTFNCKLSSNEHCDLNFRGINYSADVYLNGHEIILPKGMFRRHSIDVTDIVHADGTNLLAVLVHPPDHPGRIPPTGGQGGDHEIGKDVATQYVEGWDWMAPIRDRNTGIWDEVSISVTGPVKIIDPHLVSTFSDDYKKAYLHTTIELQNKSSRTAECSLSVQVTLEPEDSIFLVEHLQTQNLSVPANSRVQYTFPELIFSKPNLWWPNGMGKQSLYNVVISIDVKGFGESDSWSHHFGFRKIESHIDNATGGRLFKVNGEPIFIRGGNWILSDGLLRFSKKRYSTDIKFHADMNFNMIRCWGGGLAERPEFYHYCDYYGLLVWQEFWITGDVDGRGDPVSNPDGPLDHDLFLFCARDTVKLLRNHPSLALWVGGNEQIPPADINAALKYDLRLHPHFESKDENSKPVGDVSPTLSDPSQYLDGTRIYIQGSMWDGFADGMGNFTDGPYEIQNPEDFFKDDYYKYGFNPEVGSVGMPVAATIRATMPSEGWQIPLFKKHPNGYVEEVPNAIWEYHKYIPYSKPTKVHDQIQLYGDAKDLDDFCLKAQLVNYIQYRALLEGWTSRMWSKYTGVLIWKTQNPWTGLRGQFYDHLLDQTAGFYGCRCAAEPIHVQLNLATYLIEVVNTTSEELSNVAIETSVWDLEGKRPYYSLNENLSLLPKKVAPIVEMKYPKSKDPKPVYFLLLKLYNMSDKRVISRNFYWLHLSGGDYKLLEPYREKKIPLKITSKVSIQESIYNIQMHVTNSSESPESRSSTVRPSDGFYGTQSLQTLDSGVGKEHQTDFKGIEGCFSGKSDGGLKVTEINGSDVGVAFFLQISVHTSKKDYKEGEDTRILPVHYSDNYFSLVPGETMPINISFESPQGVSPRVILHGWNYKGGELIYEVV, encoded by the exons ATGGCGGAGCAACACCGTAAGACAACGCTGGATTCAGGGTGGGTCGCAGCAAGGTCCACTGAGGTGAAATTCACCGGAACCCAGCTCACCACTACTCACCCTCCAACTGGCCCCACTTCACCATGGATGGAAGCTCTCGTTCCAGCAAC TGTTCTGGCGACCCTGGTGAAGAACAAAGTTGTGCCCGATCCTTTTTATGGTCTGCAAAATGAACACATCGTTGACATTGCTGATTCTGGAAGAGACTATTACACCTTCTGGTTCTTTACAACCTTTAACTGCAAACTT TCAAGCAATGAGCACTGTGATCTGAACTTTCGTGGAATTAATTACTCTGCTGATGTGTATTTGAATGGCCATGAAATCATTCTACCAAAAGGGATGTTTCGAAGGCATTCCATTGATGTCACCGATATTGTTCATGCTGATGGCACAAACCTGCTTGCTGTTCTTGTTCATCCTCCAGATCATCCAGGGAGAATTCCTCCCACGGGGGGACAAGGTGGTGATCACGAG ATAGGAAAGGATGTGGCCACACAATATGTTGAAGGTTGGGATTGGATGGCTCCTATAAG AGATAGGAATACTGGAATATGGGACGAGGTTTCTATTTCTGTTACTGGG CCAGTAAAAATAATTGATCCGCACCTGGTTTCAACATTTTCTGATGACTATAAGAAGGCATATCTACATACAACGATTGAGTTGCAAAACAAGAGCTCCCGGACTGCTGAGTGTTCTTTGAGTGTCCAAGTGACACTAGAACCCGAGGATAGCATTTTCTTAGTAGAGCATCTTCAAACTCAAAATCTTTCGGTACCTGCAAACTCAAGGGTGCAATATACATTTCCGGAG CTTATCTTCTCCAAGCCCAATTTATGGTGGCCGAATGGAATGGGAAAGCAATCTTTGTATAATGTTGTTATTAGCATTGATGTTAAAGGATTTGGTGAATCTGATTCTTGGAGCCATCACTTTGGATTCCGCAAAATTGAGAGCCATATTGATAATGCTACTGGTGGAAG ATTATTTAAAGTCAATGGAGAACCAATTTTTATTCGAGGGGGTAACTGGATATTGTCCGATGGACTATTGCGGTTTTCGAAGAAGCGGTATAGTACAGATATAAAATTCCATGCAGATATGAATTTTAACATGATTCGATGCTGGGGAGGTGGGCTGGCTGAAAGACCAGAATTTTATCATTACTGTGATTATTATGGCCTTCTG GTATGGCAAGAGTTTTGGATAACTGGGGATGTTGATGGACGTGGTGACCCAGTATCTAATCCAGATGGTCCTCTGGACCATgatcttttcttgttttgtgcACGAGACACAGTTAAGCTTCTAAGAAATCATCCCAGTCTTGCCCTCTGGGTAGGGGGGAATGAGCAAATTCCACCAGCTGATATAAACGCTGCTCTAAAATATGATCTAAGGCTTCATCCTCATTTTGAAAGTAAGGATGAAAACAGCAAACCTGTAGGAGATGTGTCCCCAACGCTGTCAGATCCTAGTCAGTATCTTGATGGCACACGCATTTACATACAAGGTTCAATGTGGGATGGGTTTGCTGATGGGATGGGGAACTTCACTGATGGTCCTTATGAAATTCAAAATCCTGAAGATTTCTTCAAGGATGACTACTATAAGTATGGATTCAATCCAGAGGTTGGTTCTGTGGGAATGCCAGTTGCAGCTACCATACGAGCAACAATGCCTTCAGAAGGTTGGCAGATACCATTGTTTAAGAAACATCCCAATGGTTATGTTGAAGAAGTTCCAAATGCCATATGGGAATACCATAAATATATTCCTTACTCAAAACCAACCAAGGTTCATGATCAGATTCAACTTTATGGTGATGCAAAAGATCTTGATGATTTTTGTTTGAAG GCTCAACTTGTTAACTACATACAATACAGAGCTCTTCTGGAGGGATGGACTTCTCGCATGTGGAGTAAATATACAGGTGTATTGATATGGAAGACACAAAATCCTTGGACTGGTCTGAGAGGTCAATTTTACGACCATCTACTTGATCAAACAGCAGGTTTCTATGGTTGTCGGTGTGCTGCAGAACCAATTCATGTACAGCTTAATCTTGCTACATATTTGATAGAG GTCGTTAATACTACATCAGAAGAGTTGTCTAATGTTGCCATTGAAACTTCAGTGTGGGATCTTGAAGGAAAACGCCCGTACTACAGCCTTAATGAAAATCTCTCTTTGCTGCCAAAAAAAGTTGCACCTATTGTTGAGATGAAGTATCCAAAGTCAAAAGATCCAAAGCCTGTCTACTTTCTTCTTCTGAAACTCTATAACATGTCAGATAAACGTGTTATATCCAGAAACTTTTACTGGCTGCATCTTTCTGGTGGAGATTACAAGTTATTGGAGCCATATAGGGAGAAGAAAATACCTCTCAAGATAACATCGAAGGTTTCAATTCAAGAATCCATTTATAATATTCAAATGCATGTGACAAACTCATCTGAAAGTCCAGAGTCAAGAAGTTCAACAGTTAGGCCAAGTGATGGTTTTTATGGCACACAATCACTGCAAACTCTGGATTCTGGTGTTGGAAAAGAACATCAAACTGATTTTAAGGGGATAGAGGGATGTTTTTCTGGGAAAAGTGACGGCGGCTTGAAAGTTACAGAGATAAATGGATCTGATGTAGGCGTTGCTTTCTTTCTTCAAATCTCTGTTCATACTTCAAAGAAGGACTACAAGGAAGGGGAAGACACAAGAATTCTTCCAGTTCATTACTCTGATAACTATTTTTCACTAGTCCCAGGAGAGACAATGCCTATAAATATATCTTTTGAGTCACCCCAAGGTGTCTCTCCTCGAGTAATTCTTCATGGCTGGAACTACAAAGGAGGTGAACTCATTTATGAAGTTGTGTAA